The following coding sequences lie in one Saccopteryx bilineata isolate mSacBil1 chromosome 5, mSacBil1_pri_phased_curated, whole genome shotgun sequence genomic window:
- the CXCR2 gene encoding C-X-C chemokine receptor type 2, producing the protein MDNSNGEIFHMDDDDWKDFENYSYTDIAILPGTAPCWPESLEINKYIIVVIYALIFLLSLLGNSLVMLVVLYSRVSRSVTDVYLLNLAMADLLFALTLPIWAVSKAKGWIFGTPLCKVVSLLKEVNFYSGILLLACISVDRYLAIVHATRTLTQKRHWVKFICLGIWALSLILSLPVFLTRSAVKSHGSSPVCYEDLGANTTKWRMVMRVLPQTFGFLLPLLVMLFCYGLTLRTLFQAHMGQKHRAMRVIFAVVLVFLLCWLPYNLVLMADTLMRLRVIEESCDRRKDIDRALNATEVLGFFHSCLNPFIYAFIGQKFRHGLLKIMAIHGLISKEFLAKDGKPSFVGSSSGNTSTTL; encoded by the coding sequence ATGGACAACTCAAATGGGGAAATATTTCACATGGACGATGACGACTGGAAGGACTTCGAAAATTATTCTTACACTGACATAGCCATTTTGCCAGGAACTGCCCCATGCTGGCCAGAATCTCTAGAAATCAACAAGTATATTATAGTTGTCATCTATGCCCTGATCTTCCTGCTGAGCCTGCTGGGAAACTCCCTGGTGATGCTGGTGGTCTTGTACAGCCGGGTCAGCCGCTCTGTCACTGACGTCTACCTGCTGAACTTGGCCATGGCCGACCTGCTCTTCGCCCTGACCTTGCCTATCTGGGCTGTCTCCAAGGCAAAGGGCTGGATCTTTGGCACACCTCTGTGCAAGGTGGTCTCACTCTTGAAGGAAGTCAACTTCTACAGTGGTATTCTACTGTTGGCCTGCATTAGCGTGGATCGCTACCTGGCCATCGTTCACGCCACACGCACACTGACTCAGAAGCGGCATTGGGTCAAGTTCATATGCTTAGGCATCTGGGCCCTATCCCTGATCCTGTCCCTGCCCGTCTTTCTCACCCGCAGTGCAGTAAAGTCTCATGGTTCCAGCCCAGTCTGCTACGAGGACCTGGGTGCCAATACAACAAAATGGCGCATGGTGATGCGAGTCCTGCCCCAGACCTTCGGCttcctcctgccgctgctggtcATGCTGTTCTGCTATGGACTCACCCTGCGCACGCTGTTTCAGGCCCACATGGGGCAGAAGCACCGGGCCATGCGGGTCATCTTTGCTGTCGTGCTGGTCTTCCTGCTCTGCTGGTTGCCCTACAACTTGGTCCTGATGGCAGACACCCTCATGAGGCTCCGTGTAATTGAGGAGAGCTGTGACCGCCGAAAGGACATTGACCGGGCGCTGAATGCCACCGAGGTTCTGGGCTTCTTCCACAGCTGCCTCAATCCCTTCATCTACGCCTTCATTGGCCAGAAGTTTCGCCACGGACTCCTCAAGATCATGGCAATCCATGGCCTGATCAGCAAGGAGTTCTTGGCCAAGGACGGCAAGCCTTCCTTTGTTGGCTCTTCATCTGGGAACACTTCTACTACCCTTTAA